Proteins from a genomic interval of Diaphorobacter sp. HDW4A:
- a CDS encoding heavy metal translocating P-type ATPase, with product MTEAEPLKDPVCGMTVSLQSPHQIVHEGRTYRFCSADCQQKFAHAPAQFISSSGQADHAVEGSVYVCPMHPEVHQDHPGRCPKCQMHLVPEAQLLSSHEHAHVAASHSDQKSFDDSGVVPAGTIYTCPMHPEVRQDHPGNCPKCGMTLEPLIPVGEEDNSELQDFQRRFWWTLPLTLIVTTLAMFGHKFGWFTMQTQTWVELTLSLPVVLWTGWPFFVRGWQSIIHRSPNMWTLISLGSGAAFVYSLVATLAPGVFPDSFVSMGRVAVYFEAAVVIISLTMLGQIIELKARSQTSAAIKSLLSLAPKTARRINADGSEEDVPLSHVHVGDLLRVRPGEKVPVDGIVTEGQSAVDESMLTGEPIPVTKRVDDKLIGATLNTSGALVMRSEKVGTATMLSQIVQMVASAQRSKAPMQRMADVVAGKFVLVVVLVAVVTFFVWGIFGPEPSWVFGLINAVAVLIIACPCALGLATPMSVMVATGRAAEQGVLFRDAGAIEKMREVDTLIVDKTGTLTEGRPAFDKAIPAPDFTADEVLRLAASLDQGSEHPLADAIVRAAREQGLQLAKPVDFDSASGIGVRGTVEGRRLALGNTTLMAQEGVSVSSLQADGERLRGEGASIMHLAADGKFAGILAVTDPIKASTLDAIQTLHASGLRIVMATGDGLTTAKAVGAKLGIDEVHGEVKPADKLALVERLQSEGHVVAMAGDGINDAPALAKADVGVAMGTGTDVAMNSGQITLVKGDLRGIAQSREISTDTVRNMRQNLLFAFIYNGIGVPIAAGVLYPFTGWLLSPMIAALAMSLSSASVIFNALRLRR from the coding sequence ATGACTGAGGCTGAGCCTTTGAAGGATCCTGTTTGCGGCATGACTGTCTCTCTACAGTCGCCTCATCAGATAGTTCACGAGGGACGGACCTATCGCTTCTGTAGTGCCGATTGCCAGCAAAAATTTGCTCATGCCCCTGCGCAATTCATATCGAGTAGCGGGCAGGCGGATCACGCAGTAGAGGGCTCAGTCTATGTATGCCCAATGCATCCTGAAGTCCATCAAGATCATCCGGGGCGTTGTCCTAAATGCCAAATGCATTTAGTGCCTGAGGCCCAGTTGCTCAGCTCGCACGAACATGCTCATGTGGCTGCAAGTCATTCAGATCAGAAATCGTTTGATGACTCAGGCGTGGTTCCCGCCGGAACGATCTATACCTGCCCGATGCATCCGGAGGTCCGGCAAGATCATCCCGGAAACTGCCCTAAATGTGGAATGACTCTGGAGCCACTGATCCCGGTTGGAGAAGAGGACAACAGCGAGTTGCAAGACTTTCAACGGCGATTCTGGTGGACGCTACCACTCACCCTGATTGTTACCACTCTGGCCATGTTCGGACACAAGTTCGGCTGGTTCACTATGCAGACCCAAACATGGGTCGAGTTGACTCTTTCCCTGCCCGTGGTGCTATGGACGGGCTGGCCCTTTTTTGTTCGAGGCTGGCAGTCAATCATCCACCGCAGTCCGAACATGTGGACGTTGATCAGCTTGGGATCGGGAGCCGCCTTTGTCTACAGCCTCGTAGCGACGCTGGCACCTGGTGTGTTTCCCGACTCGTTCGTATCCATGGGCCGTGTAGCTGTTTATTTCGAGGCAGCGGTGGTCATCATTTCTTTGACCATGTTGGGGCAGATCATTGAGCTGAAGGCTCGCTCTCAGACCTCGGCCGCTATCAAATCATTGCTTAGCCTAGCTCCTAAGACGGCAAGGCGTATCAATGCAGATGGCAGTGAGGAAGATGTTCCCCTCAGCCACGTGCATGTCGGAGACCTGCTGCGCGTACGTCCAGGCGAGAAAGTACCCGTGGATGGCATTGTCACGGAAGGTCAAAGCGCCGTTGATGAATCGATGCTCACGGGCGAGCCAATACCTGTGACAAAGCGCGTTGACGACAAACTGATCGGCGCCACACTCAATACGAGTGGAGCTCTGGTCATGAGGTCAGAAAAGGTGGGCACTGCCACCATGCTCTCCCAGATAGTTCAGATGGTTGCATCGGCCCAACGGTCTAAGGCACCGATGCAGCGAATGGCCGACGTAGTGGCTGGAAAGTTCGTTCTGGTTGTCGTGCTAGTTGCTGTAGTGACCTTCTTCGTCTGGGGAATTTTTGGCCCAGAGCCCAGTTGGGTGTTTGGGTTGATCAATGCCGTCGCGGTACTCATCATCGCCTGCCCATGTGCGCTAGGTTTGGCCACACCCATGTCAGTAATGGTGGCCACAGGGCGCGCTGCAGAGCAAGGCGTTTTGTTCCGTGACGCGGGCGCCATCGAAAAAATGCGTGAAGTGGATACGCTCATCGTAGATAAAACGGGCACCCTTACAGAAGGTCGGCCTGCGTTCGATAAAGCGATTCCTGCTCCAGATTTCACCGCTGACGAAGTTTTGAGGCTTGCCGCTAGCTTGGATCAGGGTAGCGAGCATCCGCTTGCGGATGCCATCGTCCGAGCTGCACGTGAACAAGGCTTGCAGCTCGCTAAACCTGTGGACTTCGATTCCGCCAGCGGTATTGGTGTACGTGGAACCGTTGAGGGGCGGCGCTTGGCATTAGGCAACACCACATTGATGGCTCAAGAAGGCGTATCTGTATCTTCCTTGCAAGCGGACGGAGAACGCCTGCGAGGAGAGGGTGCAAGCATCATGCATTTAGCGGCTGATGGGAAGTTCGCGGGCATTCTGGCGGTAACAGACCCTATCAAAGCTAGCACTCTGGATGCCATCCAAACGCTTCATGCAAGCGGCTTGCGAATTGTCATGGCAACCGGAGATGGTCTGACCACAGCCAAGGCTGTTGGTGCCAAGCTTGGAATTGATGAAGTCCATGGCGAAGTCAAGCCCGCCGACAAGCTAGCTCTCGTGGAGCGATTGCAAAGTGAAGGCCATGTGGTTGCCATGGCTGGTGACGGGATCAACGATGCGCCGGCCTTGGCAAAAGCTGATGTAGGTGTAGCCATGGGAACAGGGACCGACGTAGCAATGAACAGCGGTCAGATCACGCTGGTCAAGGGTGATTTGCGTGGCATTGCCCAGTCTCGTGAAATCTCAACTGACACAGTGCGCAACATGCGTCAGAACTTGCTGTTTGCCTTTATATACAACGGAATTGGTGTGCCGATTGCTGCGGGAGTTCTCTATCCCTTCACGGGATGGCTGTTGTCGCCAATGATTGCAGCGTTAGCAATGAGCTTAAGTTCGGCATCTGTGATCTTCAACGCTCTACGCTTGAGGAGGTAA
- the copC gene encoding copper homeostasis periplasmic binding protein CopC, with translation MNRSNLVAKFIAPIAATLFASAAFAHPSLVSSSPADKSQVAAPATIELKFSETLVPQFSAANLIMTGMPGMPNHGAMKVSASVSGASDGKTMVITPAQTLQPGAYRVDWRAVSSDTHPINGNVTFQVK, from the coding sequence ATGAACCGCTCAAACCTGGTCGCTAAGTTCATCGCGCCAATTGCCGCAACACTGTTCGCTTCCGCAGCATTTGCACATCCTTCGTTAGTTTCCTCCTCTCCTGCGGATAAGTCGCAGGTCGCGGCACCTGCCACGATTGAGTTGAAGTTCTCTGAGACGCTGGTTCCTCAGTTCTCGGCAGCGAACTTGATCATGACGGGGATGCCCGGAATGCCGAACCACGGCGCAATGAAGGTCAGCGCAAGCGTCTCTGGCGCTAGCGATGGCAAAACCATGGTCATTACTCCCGCTCAGACGCTTCAACCCGGTGCCTATCGCGTGGATTGGCGTGCAGTGTCGTCAGACACACACCCTATCAATGGCAACGTCACATTCCAGGTGAAGTAA
- a CDS encoding ParB/RepB/Spo0J family partition protein, with translation MNAVNHTEARAVHSAASSAANVLQAADPSKHMILVPLSRLVLRPSGRMGRNVRKTAPRMSIPELAASIQRVGLLQNLIVTLTADGLHYEVVAGGRRLAALKLLAKKHHISKDWDVPCLQVADGTARTASLTENVQREAMHPADQFEAFAALVAEGRAVEDIAADFSVTPLVVQRRLKLANVSPRLMDDYRADAVTLDQLMALSITDDHAAQESAFYDAPTWQRQPSALRDRLTEREIDAYRHPLVRFVGLDTYEAAGGGVRRDLFAEGDAGVYLTDAALLEQLAQDRLTGIAATVRAEGWAWVDATPGVTHADLHAFQRAPRERREPTKREAQRIDKLQEKMQAIGEAVDAAMDADDEDKADALQEEGEALGEQLQALEESLQAYSDSMKAAAGAIVTIDGSGQAVIHRGLLREAEAKALRTLEKLRQGFSGESAENDDEGEDADDTPKAAGMSDRLAQRLSAHRTAALQIEIARHPQAALAAVVHGMVQTVLQGRYYGHDMPLGVSLKVQDRLEGMAPDWPESPAAVALRELQQVAGAGLPQDSAELFAALLAKPQDELVRLLAVCVASTVDVVTPRATPQQPGAELAQAVGLDMAAWWQPTNDGYFRHVPKAAILQAVGEYAPEQVSRLAKLKKADIASEAERLADGTGWMPAVFKAVGPEVAQKETPEQDAPADAEAMADEAAEVLAA, from the coding sequence ATGAACGCCGTTAACCACACCGAAGCCCGCGCCGTCCATAGCGCAGCCAGCAGCGCCGCCAACGTGCTGCAAGCCGCCGACCCGAGCAAGCACATGATTCTGGTGCCGCTGTCGCGGCTGGTGCTGCGCCCTTCTGGCCGCATGGGCCGCAACGTGCGCAAGACCGCGCCGCGCATGTCCATCCCCGAACTGGCCGCATCCATCCAGCGCGTGGGCCTGCTGCAAAACCTGATCGTGACCCTCACCGCCGATGGCCTGCATTACGAGGTGGTGGCCGGGGGCCGCAGGCTGGCTGCGCTGAAGCTGCTGGCAAAGAAGCACCACATCAGCAAGGATTGGGATGTGCCTTGCTTGCAGGTAGCGGATGGCACGGCCCGCACCGCCAGCCTGACCGAGAACGTGCAGCGCGAAGCCATGCACCCGGCAGACCAGTTCGAAGCCTTTGCGGCACTGGTGGCCGAGGGGCGGGCCGTCGAGGACATTGCAGCGGATTTTTCCGTCACGCCGCTGGTGGTACAGCGCCGCTTGAAGCTGGCGAATGTCTCGCCGCGCCTGATGGACGACTACCGCGCCGACGCCGTCACGCTCGATCAGTTGATGGCCTTGTCCATCACCGACGACCACGCTGCGCAGGAAAGCGCCTTCTACGATGCGCCGACATGGCAGCGCCAGCCGTCCGCCCTGCGCGACCGTCTCACCGAGCGCGAAATCGACGCCTACCGGCATCCGCTGGTGCGCTTCGTCGGGCTGGACACCTACGAGGCCGCAGGCGGTGGCGTGCGCCGTGACCTGTTCGCGGAAGGCGATGCGGGCGTGTATCTGACCGATGCCGCACTGCTGGAGCAACTGGCGCAAGACCGGCTGACAGGCATCGCGGCCACGGTTCGCGCCGAGGGCTGGGCGTGGGTGGATGCCACGCCGGGGGTGACCCATGCCGACCTGCACGCCTTCCAGCGTGCGCCGAGGGAGCGCCGCGAGCCGACCAAGCGCGAGGCGCAGCGCATCGACAAGCTGCAAGAGAAGATGCAGGCCATCGGTGAAGCCGTGGATGCCGCGATGGATGCCGACGATGAAGACAAGGCCGACGCCTTGCAGGAGGAAGGCGAAGCGCTGGGCGAGCAATTGCAAGCACTGGAAGAGAGCTTGCAGGCATACAGCGACAGCATGAAGGCCGCAGCCGGTGCCATCGTCACCATCGACGGCAGCGGGCAGGCCGTGATTCATCGCGGGCTGCTGCGCGAAGCCGAGGCCAAGGCACTGCGCACGCTGGAGAAGCTGCGGCAGGGTTTCAGCGGCGAGAGTGCCGAGAACGACGACGAAGGCGAGGACGCCGACGACACGCCGAAGGCTGCCGGCATGTCCGACAGGCTGGCGCAACGTTTGAGCGCCCACCGCACCGCCGCGCTGCAAATCGAAATCGCCCGGCATCCGCAGGCTGCGCTGGCTGCCGTGGTGCATGGCATGGTGCAGACCGTCTTGCAGGGCCGTTACTACGGGCACGATATGCCGCTGGGCGTGAGCCTGAAAGTGCAAGACCGGCTGGAAGGCATGGCCCCGGACTGGCCGGAATCGCCCGCCGCTGTGGCACTGCGCGAACTGCAACAGGTGGCAGGCGCTGGCTTGCCGCAGGACAGCGCCGAACTGTTCGCCGCGCTGCTGGCGAAGCCGCAAGACGAACTGGTGCGCCTGCTGGCCGTGTGCGTGGCGTCCACGGTGGACGTGGTGACGCCCCGCGCCACGCCGCAGCAACCGGGCGCAGAACTCGCGCAGGCCGTGGGGTTGGACATGGCCGCATGGTGGCAGCCCACCAATGACGGCTATTTCCGGCATGTGCCGAAGGCCGCGATTCTGCAAGCCGTGGGCGAGTACGCGCCCGAGCAGGTTTCCCGGCTGGCGAAGTTGAAGAAGGCCGACATTGCCAGCGAAGCCGAGCGGCTGGCGGATGGCACGGGCTGGATGCCCGCCGTCTTCAAGGCCGTAGGCCCGGAGGTGGCGCAGAAGGAAACGCCGGAGCAAGACGCACCGGCAGATGCCGAAGCAATGGCAGATGAAGCCGCCGAGGTACTGGCCGCTTGA
- a CDS encoding IS3 family transposase (programmed frameshift), with protein MNKSPKFSPEVRERAVRMVQEHRADYPSLWAAIESIAPKIGCVPQTLNDWVKKAEVDSGHRPGTTTADAQRIKELEREVKELRRANDILKTASAFFGTGGARPPSQVVRAYIDRHRDDYGVEPICKVLQMAPSCYWRHAARQRNPQLRSARALRDEGLKADIQRVWHANWQVYGADKVWLQMNREGIPVARCTVERLMRAMGLQGVRRGKTVRTTTPDPSAPCPLDHVNRHFKASRPNELWVSDFTYVSTWQGWLYVAFVVDVYARRIVGWRVSRSMQTDFVLDALEQALYDRQPATHALTHHSDRGSQYVSIRYTERLNQAGVQPSVGSRGDSYDNALAETINGLYKTELIHRRGPWKSRESLELATLQWVHWFNHVRLLKPIGGIPPAEAEANYWRQLAASDASIEAST; from the exons ATGAACAAGTCACCGAAGTTCTCCCCGGAAGTGCGCGAACGCGCTGTGCGTATGGTGCAGGAGCACCGAGCCGACTACCCCTCCCTGTGGGCAGCTATTGAATCGATTGCCCCAAAGATTGGCTGCGTGCCACAGACCTTGAATGACTGGGTCAAGAAGGCCGAGGTCGACAGCGGACATCGCCCCGGCACCACCACCGCGGATGCGCAGCGCATCAAGGAACTGGAGCGTGAGGTCAAGGAATTGCGCCGGGCCAATGACATCCTGAAGACGGCCAGCGCGTTTTTTG GCACAGGCGGAGCTCGACCGCCGTCTCAAGTCGTGAGGGCCTACATCGACCGCCACCGTGATGATTACGGGGTCGAGCCCATCTGCAAGGTGCTACAGATGGCCCCGTCGTGTTACTGGCGCCACGCAGCCCGGCAACGCAATCCGCAATTGCGCAGTGCGCGCGCCCTGCGTGATGAAGGCTTGAAGGCTGACATTCAGCGCGTGTGGCACGCCAACTGGCAGGTCTACGGAGCCGACAAGGTCTGGCTGCAGATGAACCGTGAGGGCATCCCGGTGGCGCGCTGCACGGTGGAGCGACTGATGCGTGCCATGGGGTTGCAAGGGGTACGCCGTGGCAAGACGGTGCGCACCACCACGCCGGACCCATCGGCGCCGTGCCCGCTGGACCACGTCAACCGGCACTTCAAGGCCAGCCGCCCCAACGAGCTGTGGGTGTCGGACTTCACTTACGTCTCCACTTGGCAGGGGTGGTTGTACGTGGCCTTCGTTGTGGACGTATATGCCCGGCGCATCGTGGGCTGGCGGGTCAGCCGCAGCATGCAGACCGACTTCGTGCTGGATGCCTTGGAGCAGGCTTTGTACGACCGCCAGCCAGCGACCCATGCCTTGACGCACCATTCCGACAGGGGCAGTCAGTACGTCAGCATCCGCTACACCGAACGCTTGAATCAGGCGGGCGTACAGCCCTCGGTGGGCAGCAGGGGCGACAGTTACGACAACGCGCTGGCCGAGACCATCAACGGTCTGTACAAGACCGAATTGATTCACCGCCGGGGCCCCTGGAAGAGCAGGGAATCCTTGGAACTGGCCACCCTGCAGTGGGTACACTGGTTCAACCACGTCCGACTGCTCAAGCCAATCGGAGGCATCCCTCCGGCAGAAGCTGAGGCAAACTACTGGAGGCAACTCGCAGCCAGCGATGCCTCAATAGAGGCGTCAACTTAA
- a CDS encoding restriction endonuclease has product MYQEEICRLSPNEWEWFAQDVLFHLGFMIHVGPSEGTDDGLDMIVEREKTKYLVSCKHNHKSRKNVGVREESDIRDRVEQHNCEGFIAFYSVGATTALKKKFISLENAGIGVIEIYLDNILDIIPTMMGFTLQKYFQRPQEIHHHLVQSCNYKPLKCMNYECEKDIVSKERIPHSLAGFCIDNEDFIHLIYGCKSCVGDYCPHHYWAEIGQIRYIEQMLVWRSIVDEVVIQNKPANDFYKHWALLQEAILQIQVPQGWGRWI; this is encoded by the coding sequence ATGTATCAAGAAGAGATTTGCCGATTATCGCCCAATGAGTGGGAGTGGTTTGCGCAGGACGTCTTATTTCACTTGGGATTTATGATCCATGTAGGCCCATCAGAAGGAACAGATGACGGGCTCGACATGATCGTTGAACGCGAGAAAACAAAATATCTTGTGAGCTGCAAACACAATCATAAGTCACGGAAAAATGTAGGCGTCAGAGAGGAGTCAGACATAAGAGACAGGGTGGAGCAACATAATTGCGAAGGATTTATTGCCTTCTACTCCGTCGGGGCGACGACAGCACTCAAGAAGAAATTTATTTCATTAGAGAATGCCGGAATAGGTGTAATTGAGATATACCTAGACAATATTCTTGACATCATCCCAACCATGATGGGATTTACCCTACAAAAATACTTTCAACGTCCGCAAGAAATTCATCATCACCTGGTGCAGAGTTGCAACTACAAACCACTAAAGTGCATGAATTATGAGTGCGAGAAAGACATTGTCAGCAAGGAAAGAATCCCGCATTCTTTGGCCGGCTTCTGCATTGACAACGAAGATTTTATTCACCTAATTTATGGCTGCAAAAGCTGTGTAGGTGACTACTGCCCCCATCATTACTGGGCTGAAATTGGGCAAATAAGATATATAGAGCAGATGCTGGTTTGGCGCTCGATAGTTGATGAGGTGGTAATTCAGAACAAGCCAGCGAATGATTTTTATAAGCACTGGGCGCTACTTCAAGAGGCGATCCTCCAAATTCAAGTACCGCAGGGATGGGGGCGCTGGATATAA
- a CDS encoding DUF932 domain-containing protein, whose translation MLANRFASHSPALRSDYPLSDDQIHRVAPSIFADAPHESRSQRYAYIPTAAVLTELRKEGFQPFMACQTRVRDEGKREHTKHMLRLRHASQINGAEANEIVLLNSHDGTSSYQMLAGMFRFVCSNGLVCGDTVADVRVPHKGDVAGSVIEGAFEVLSGFERVKESRDLMRDITLDEGEAEVFARAALSLKYDDPGKPAPITESQILMPRRFDDRRPDLWSVFNRTQENLTKGGLHGRSASGRRQQTRPIQGIDSDVRLNRALWMLADGLRQLKA comes from the coding sequence ATGCTTGCCAACCGTTTCGCTTCCCATTCCCCCGCACTGCGCAGCGACTACCCGCTGTCCGATGACCAGATTCACCGGGTAGCGCCGTCCATCTTCGCGGACGCCCCGCATGAGAGCCGTTCGCAGCGTTACGCCTACATCCCCACCGCTGCCGTGCTGACCGAGCTTCGCAAGGAGGGGTTTCAGCCGTTCATGGCCTGCCAGACCCGCGTGCGTGATGAAGGCAAGCGCGAGCACACCAAACACATGCTGCGCCTGCGCCATGCCAGCCAGATCAACGGCGCGGAGGCTAACGAAATCGTGCTGCTGAACTCGCACGATGGCACGAGCAGCTATCAGATGCTGGCCGGAATGTTCCGTTTCGTGTGCAGCAATGGCCTTGTCTGCGGCGACACCGTGGCGGACGTGCGCGTACCCCATAAGGGCGACGTGGCCGGTTCCGTCATCGAAGGCGCTTTCGAGGTGTTGAGCGGCTTCGAGCGGGTGAAGGAATCCCGCGACCTGATGCGCGACATCACCTTGGACGAAGGCGAGGCCGAAGTGTTCGCCCGCGCCGCGCTGTCCCTCAAGTACGACGACCCGGGCAAGCCCGCGCCCATCACCGAATCGCAAATCCTGATGCCGCGCCGGTTCGACGACCGCCGCCCGGACTTGTGGAGCGTGTTCAACCGCACGCAAGAAAACCTGACCAAAGGCGGACTGCATGGCCGCAGCGCCAGCGGACGCCGCCAGCAGACCCGCCCGATACAGGGCATTGATTCCGATGTGCGCCTCAATCGCGCCTTGTGGATGCTGGCCGATGGCCTGCGCCAGTTGAAAGCCTGA
- the copD gene encoding copper homeostasis membrane protein CopD has product MAEDWFTIVLRLALYLDMAAAFGVAMFGVYALGHDERSLAIGRCYRICVGAFSAFGIGLSVVSMTVLAKAMSGAQTYAELSTHIFEMLITGTHMGLAWCIRILALALCILIAFVKFNPTLRFVAMSGSSGVALATLAWSGHGAMDDGMRGYIHLASDISHLWAAGAWVGALLAFLILAVTSANKASNTVAILSRTSNGFAQVGTLIVVVLGISGVLNYVLIAGPSLDPLVSTLYGQLLLGKLMLVLGMLALAAANRFRLSPSLEASLTSGNHAQAVAKLRQSLFMEATLAVLVLASVAWLGILSPKGI; this is encoded by the coding sequence ATGGCCGAGGATTGGTTCACCATCGTATTGCGCCTTGCGCTGTATCTGGACATGGCAGCGGCCTTTGGCGTCGCCATGTTTGGCGTTTATGCCCTTGGCCATGACGAGCGATCCTTGGCAATTGGGCGCTGCTATCGAATATGTGTCGGTGCATTTTCAGCATTCGGAATTGGCCTGTCCGTGGTCAGCATGACAGTCCTTGCCAAGGCCATGTCCGGTGCTCAAACTTACGCTGAGTTGTCAACGCATATCTTCGAGATGCTCATCACCGGCACTCACATGGGCCTTGCTTGGTGCATTCGTATTCTTGCGCTAGCGCTTTGCATCTTGATCGCATTTGTGAAATTCAATCCCACGTTGCGCTTTGTTGCCATGTCCGGATCTAGCGGTGTGGCACTGGCGACCCTGGCTTGGAGTGGTCATGGTGCGATGGACGATGGAATGCGGGGATACATCCACCTGGCTTCGGACATCTCGCACCTCTGGGCAGCAGGTGCATGGGTCGGCGCGTTACTCGCCTTTTTGATCTTGGCCGTAACGAGTGCGAATAAGGCATCAAACACAGTAGCAATATTGAGCCGAACATCAAATGGCTTCGCCCAGGTAGGGACGCTGATCGTGGTCGTTCTGGGGATCAGTGGTGTACTCAACTACGTATTGATCGCAGGGCCTTCGCTTGATCCGCTTGTTTCGACACTCTATGGTCAGTTGCTGTTAGGCAAGCTGATGCTGGTTCTCGGAATGCTTGCTTTGGCTGCGGCAAATCGGTTCCGGCTAAGTCCAAGTCTGGAGGCATCGTTGACCTCTGGAAATCATGCACAAGCAGTCGCTAAGCTACGCCAGAGCCTGTTCATGGAAGCAACACTGGCAGTTCTGGTTTTGGCGAGTGTGGCTTGGTTAGGGATTCTTTCCCCAAAAGGAATTTGA
- a CDS encoding IS5 family transposase: MKQQDLGLNLSKRRTRKAVFLDEMNLVVPWSELLALIAPRAPRAKTGRPPFELETMLRIHFVQQWFGLSDLAMEEALFETALYREFVGLSSVERIPDRVSILRFRHLLEEHQLAQRILATVNATLTDKGLMLREGTVVDATLIAAPSSTKNKGGERDPEMHQTKKGNQWHFGMKAHIGVDADSGLVHTVVGTAANVNDVTQASKLVHGDEADVFADAGYQGVAKREETQDITAQWHVAMRPGKRRALDKSTPMGAILDKLEQVKARIRAKVEHPFRVIKRQFGYTKVKYRGLAKNTANLVTLFALSNLWMARRKLLQGLHG; this comes from the coding sequence ATGAAGCAACAAGACCTCGGCCTGAATCTGAGCAAGCGACGCACGCGCAAAGCGGTATTCTTGGACGAGATGAACCTGGTGGTGCCGTGGTCTGAGTTGCTGGCATTGATTGCTCCGCGCGCACCGCGAGCCAAAACCGGCAGACCTCCGTTCGAGTTGGAGACCATGCTGCGCATTCACTTCGTCCAGCAGTGGTTCGGCCTGTCCGACCTGGCGATGGAAGAAGCCCTCTTCGAGACCGCGCTGTACCGGGAGTTTGTGGGTCTGTCCAGCGTCGAACGTATTCCCGACCGGGTCAGCATCCTGCGCTTTCGCCATCTGCTCGAAGAGCACCAGTTGGCCCAACGCATCCTGGCTACCGTCAACGCCACGCTCACCGACAAAGGTCTGATGCTGCGCGAAGGCACGGTGGTCGATGCCACCCTGATTGCCGCGCCCAGTTCGACCAAGAACAAGGGTGGTGAACGCGACCCCGAGATGCACCAGACCAAGAAGGGGAATCAGTGGCATTTTGGGATGAAAGCCCACATCGGCGTGGATGCCGATTCCGGCCTGGTTCATACCGTGGTGGGCACGGCTGCCAACGTCAACGACGTGACTCAGGCCAGCAAGCTGGTCCATGGTGACGAAGCCGATGTGTTTGCCGATGCGGGTTACCAGGGCGTGGCCAAGCGCGAAGAGACGCAAGACATCACTGCCCAGTGGCATGTGGCCATGCGCCCTGGCAAGCGCCGTGCGCTGGACAAGAGCACGCCCATGGGCGCCATCCTGGACAAGCTGGAGCAGGTCAAGGCACGTATCCGGGCCAAAGTGGAGCACCCATTTCGCGTCATCAAACGGCAGTTCGGCTACACCAAGGTCAAGTACCGTGGCCTGGCCAAAAACACGGCCAACCTGGTAACGCTGTTTGCGCTGAGCAATCTGTGGATGGCGCGGCGCAAGCTTTTGCAGGGTCTGCATGGATGA
- a CDS encoding copper resistance protein B, giving the protein MSKALPIRALSTALLALVSIAAQAQSDHSSHGQADMQMEAPASPATTAADPHAGHGAMTGSAASGPAMDHGSMQMQGGSAPPDARDPHGYSNGLTLGSGDYAVPGVPRLMLADEHTFASLRGETLERRFSRRGDDSTAYDLQAWYGTSYNKAVLKAEGDVAKGKLEESRTELLWSRAATTYWDTQLGLRLDNGVGPSRQWLAFGVQGLAPYWFELEATAYVGSGGRTALRLNASYELLLTQRLILEPRAEMQFYGKDDPERHIGKGLAEASAGLRLRYEFSRQFAPYIGVERAGSFGRTADLVRADGGRAQQTRWVAGVRFWF; this is encoded by the coding sequence ATGTCCAAAGCACTCCCTATTCGTGCATTGTCCACTGCGCTCCTCGCTCTGGTGAGTATTGCGGCCCAGGCGCAAAGCGACCATTCATCGCATGGCCAAGCGGATATGCAAATGGAAGCACCGGCAAGCCCTGCCACAACTGCAGCTGATCCACATGCAGGTCATGGTGCTATGACTGGCAGCGCTGCAAGCGGCCCTGCGATGGATCACGGCAGCATGCAGATGCAAGGGGGATCCGCACCTCCAGATGCTCGCGACCCGCATGGGTATTCCAATGGGCTGACCTTGGGATCGGGCGATTACGCGGTGCCTGGCGTCCCGCGCTTGATGCTTGCGGACGAGCATACCTTTGCCTCGCTGCGTGGTGAGACCCTGGAACGCCGTTTTTCACGCAGAGGTGATGATTCAACGGCCTATGACTTGCAAGCATGGTACGGGACCTCATACAACAAAGCTGTCTTGAAGGCAGAAGGTGACGTCGCCAAAGGAAAGCTCGAAGAGTCTCGCACCGAACTGCTTTGGAGCCGTGCCGCCACAACCTATTGGGATACACAGTTGGGTCTGCGCTTAGACAACGGCGTGGGACCTAGCCGTCAATGGCTGGCATTTGGTGTACAGGGCCTGGCCCCTTACTGGTTCGAGCTGGAGGCTACAGCCTATGTCGGCAGTGGCGGCAGAACTGCGCTTCGCCTAAATGCAAGCTACGAACTATTGCTGACTCAACGCTTGATCCTTGAGCCTAGAGCTGAAATGCAGTTTTACGGCAAGGATGATCCAGAGCGGCATATCGGCAAGGGCCTAGCCGAAGCATCTGCTGGCCTGCGACTGCGCTACGAGTTCAGCCGTCAGTTCGCTCCATATATCGGAGTGGAACGTGCGGGAAGTTTCGGGCGAACCGCAGATCTCGTTCGTGCCGACGGTGGCCGTGCGCAGCAAACACGTTGGGTGGCCGGTGTCCGCTTCTGGTTCTAG